CGCGCCAGTATGACGAGGATCCCTCCGGCCGGAATCGCGACGAAGAAACCGATTTGGTGGAGCCGCCCCCGCAGCAATGGCTTTTGGGGGGCTGCGGAGGCGGCGGTTTGTGGATGGATCACGCCAGCATGCTACCCGCTCCGCGCGAGATCAGAGCAAAGAACGTGAACACCTTCACAAGGCCTTCACATCCTGTCGCTAGTCTCTTGGGGTCATGGCGATCCCGAGATTCACCCTGGTTGTCGCCGAAGGATGTGCGCTGTGTGAGGACGCTCTCGATGGCCTCTCCGAGATCCGGATGGAGTTCCCGCACGAGCTTGAGGTGATCGAAGCCGCTTCCGATGCCGGGCGGGCCCTCGTTGCGAAGAGCCGGCCGGGGATGATGCCCCTTCTTCTCATCGACGGATGCGAGTTCAGCACAGGGCGCGTCCCTCGCAAGAAACTGCGACGGCATCTCGAACGAGTTGAATCCTGATGTCGCTGCTCGCTGCGGGTTCGATCCTGGCGGCTTTCTTCGCCGGCGCCGTGGCGTTGTTTAGTCCATGCTGCATCGTCTTCCTGCTGCCCTCCTACCTCGCGTCGGCGGTAAAGGGCCGGCGCTGGGCGTTGTTCCCGCTGACGCTGGTGTTCGCCGCGGGGCTGGCGTTGATCATCCTTCCGCTGACTCTGGGCGTCGGCTTCCTCTCGGCGGGTCTCGGGCAATTCCACACGCCGCTCTATCTGCTGGGAGGCTTGACGATGGTCGGCTTGGGTGCCCTGGCCGTTGCCGGCCGCTCGTGGCATCTGCCGCTGCGCTCTCCCTCTCTGGAGCGTTCGGATGCCGGCGGCGTTCTCGCGCTCGGGATCTTCTCGGGGATCGCGTCGTCGTGTTGCGCGCCGGTGCTCGCGGGCGTTCTCGCGCTCTCCGCCATTTCGGGAACCGTCGGAGGGTCGTTGACACTTGGTCTGGCTTACGTGTTCGGCATGGTTTTCCCGCTGTTTGTGATCGCACTCGCGTGGGATCGCCTGCACGTCGGGGACCGCCGTCTATTCACCGGTCGCACGATCACGCTTCGATTCGCTGCGCGGTCGGTGCGCACGACGACGACTAACGTCGCCGTTGGATCGATGTTCGGAATCATGGGGATCGCGATCATGATTCTTGCTCTGGTGGGCGAGCCGATGTGGGCGCCAGGGTTCCAGATTGCGCTGGGCCGCGGACTTACTTCCCTGTTCGCGGCCGTGTTGCGAGGGACGAGCGGCGTTTCCCAGCCGGTCCTTGGTCTCGGGCTGCTCGTTCTGGCTTCCGGCATCGGGTGGGCCGGTGCACGTGGTGCACGTGGTGCCCGGATCCGGCGTGAGGAGGGAAACCATGGGGAATCGATCACGGCAGCGGCAGGCTGCTGCGCGCAAGAAGACGTCGACTAATCACCGCATCATCGCGCTGTTGGTTTTCGGTGGTGTGCTTCTTGTGATGTTGGGGTGGGTGCGGTTTCAGCGCCCGACACCGGTCGGAAGCACTGGGCCGGGGGATGCTGCGCCGACCTTCGCCCTGATGTCGGC
This sequence is a window from Actinomycetota bacterium. Protein-coding genes within it:
- a CDS encoding cytochrome c biogenesis protein CcdA, with product MSLLAAGSILAAFFAGAVALFSPCCIVFLLPSYLASAVKGRRWALFPLTLVFAAGLALIILPLTLGVGFLSAGLGQFHTPLYLLGGLTMVGLGALAVAGRSWHLPLRSPSLERSDAGGVLALGIFSGIASSCCAPVLAGVLALSAISGTVGGSLTLGLAYVFGMVFPLFVIALAWDRLHVGDRRLFTGRTITLRFAARSVRTTTTNVAVGSMFGIMGIAIMILALVGEPMWAPGFQIALGRGLTSLFAAVLRGTSGVSQPVLGLGLLVLASGIGWAGARGARGARIRREEGNHGESITAAAGCCAQEDVD
- a CDS encoding glutaredoxin — encoded protein: MAIPRFTLVVAEGCALCEDALDGLSEIRMEFPHELEVIEAASDAGRALVAKSRPGMMPLLLIDGCEFSTGRVPRKKLRRHLERVES